A region of the Cydia fagiglandana chromosome 20, ilCydFagi1.1, whole genome shotgun sequence genome:
ATTTTTGCCTAGGCTAGGCAAATGAGCGGAAGTCTCGCATACAAATACGAAGGCTTCAGCATATTTGATAGTCGAGATATATTATGTCCACTGTACGAAGCCTCCCGGTGTACGAATCCTCCCCGCCTTCCTCTATTATAGTAGCCATAATGATAGCCAAAAAACATGCTTAATACCTATCTTTCATTTTTATCAGCGACCGACAACGCTTCAGTGGCATACCACGAGTCAATATTCTTTGAAGACGTTCATGTACATCTCCGAGATGGAGCGTCTCGGCACCCTTGGGCTGTGTGGACCCCGGCTGGCTTCCAGCCACTGTTTGAGCTTGAACGTATTCGGCGACGTCACGACTTGAAGCGGTACCCTATGAGGATAGCTACGCCggtgcttatttttttttactaaaattcTGTGGCCTTAGTGATAAGGGTACAAGCCTCGGGCAGGGCAGGTGTAAAAGGATGTAAGTTCCGAGTAACATTTTATGCCCTTTTACATCTTAGCTGCGCAAGACCTACCCCTTTTAActagtaatttagttttaaacTTTTATACAAAATTCAAACTAAGGCAAAGATTTACCTAATAGACCAAAATATGAGACGATATTTCAATTGCATGCGTTATTGAATATAATTTATTGTCACacttgtgtcgcttaacttcaaactcgggtaaatctatTCGACCCTCAGCCTGagctctcagcaaatatctaccctattatattttcttaatacttaccaaaatcgcataatctgacagatttTTACCTGAATTTGACGTTAAGCGACTCACTTTAGCTTTGGTTTTCTAACCGGCTTGGAACTGTGGAACGCGGTTTAATGGTGCAGTGACATGCATAATTTAAGATAAATGAAATAGATGAATAATTGGATATGCATTTGCAtttaaaactttaacatatgTATTGTAATATGACATCCAGATTGGTTACTACGACGACTCGTATAATGGCACGTTTGCTGATTATGTCGTGGACAACTCGAAGCCAGGGCGCGATTCTGCCATCCGCTGCGGATACGGGGCCTCCTCGCTCATCTTTGAATGGCTTCACGCTGAGTAATACACATATTAGTACCAATACACCGTACCCGAGGAGGCATTTTGCGGGCACGTCAGTTATAAGTAAAGTTTgcaaataaatcaataaattttCGATTTGTCAGAATAATGTTAGTCATATCGGAATTATGATTAAATACCAGGTTAAAAATTTAAACGTTACTAACTGACGTGCCCGCAAAATGCCCCCTTGAGTGCGGTATATGCATACTTATGACATACATTGATTATTCTAACGAAGTTATAACTTCATCAATAGCCATGCATTGTCGGCTAACTCTTCTGTATTACCTGTATCCTTGGAATGGAGTTAAGAGGTTTGCAACTTAGGGCCTGTTGCATGCACCAaggcaccaaccacatttaacggACTGATTAACGTCAATCAGCAGTGtagtatgaaacttcccataatAAAATTTCCAAAATCGCGCAAACTGacaaatggatttacccgagtttgaattTAAGCGACCCAATTGTAGACGCAACCGCAACGCAGGCGAGACAAATATTACTAGACAAAGACATATACGtcggcctaaatcgcaaacctcgtaactccatttcaaggaaatttgtaattgctaccttggacaacaatacttatagtTGCCTAGGCCGACGACACATTCTGCCACCAAAATGCTACGATTAAGTACGTGTAAGTGGTAAGTGGCGATTAGTTATCAAACAGTGGCATTATAATTAGATACGCATAGGAAAATattgatttaaaatattattattttccagAGAAGTTTTAGAACCAATGGAGCAGTGGAGCACAGATGCTGGCAACACAAGTATGTTCACGCGGCTTTCTCAAGGGACAGCGGAGATCAGCGGCTCGATCCTGAGGATGCAGGTCGTACGGCTGTCGAAACTTGACTACGTCATACCTTTGTGGccttttaagtaagtacctaatagcaccagttttcaaaaaattgagATATTGAAAACATACGTGCCTTAAATATGTCTAAAATTACTGgcataattttgtttggtttgaatttgccataaaaaaagaatcaataaaTACGATAATAACTTGAATCTGAATATATAACCGGTATTGAATCTTGACAACCATAATTacccgaaagggatagtgccatacattataAAGGGACAGCttgattcgtccctgaaccgccggcaaacttcggttttgtaggaagcttcctttctgtaagTACggtagtagtacctacctagtaaaaaaaaaaataactagtaaaaaaaaaaacaactaccaaaaaaaagtacctacttattctcGGCCACGTGAGCAGACGTATACGTAGTGATGATCAAGTCGTCAAGGTCGCTTTAAAAAATCCGGAACTTAAAAGGTGGTCAAACGTAGAAAAAGACCTCAAACAATCCCATATGTCAAAAGAGACAACCCAAAACAGAGTAGCTTGGCGCAGAAGAGTGAGGAGGCCCGACCCTAAATAAAGGGAACAGGGAAGGAAGAAGTAGGTAGTAatacttattctgtgaccttACGCAGGGTGGGGTTCACATACATAGCGGAGCGAGAGAGCAGCAGCAACATGTTTGTGATCCCGTTCACGGGCACGACGTGGGCCGCGTGTGCGCTGGTCACGCTAGTGCTTGCGCTGGCGCAGCGCGTGACGGCCAAGGCGGAGGTGGAGAAGGAGGGCGCCTTTGTTGCTGTCATGGCCACGTGGCTACAGCAAGGtaatggcttctctacacgatgggccaacgacggccactccaagggacgcatttatgcgttagaaggagcaagtgatattgctatctcattctaccgctttgctgcgtcccttggagtggccggcgttggcgcaccgtgtagaggagccataacgtaAACAACCGTGAAACTCGATATTATAGTGTTTTGCGCAACAGGTATATTGGGTATTGGGTGGTATTGGGTTCTTAAAATTCAAGGGCCGAAGTTACAAAGCGAATCGAAGTTGAATTTTGTAAAGACAGGCCCGAGAATTTTAAGACCTAATTAtgtacacaatattttttctaagaCAGCGGCAAACACCTTATAAGTAGTTATTTAtgatagaagtgcgaaaaataggaaatccGCAAAGAgtggcgaattttaaaacacgaccgaagggattTTTCTATTATTGTAACATTCCCCATTCGTATCAatgccaggcgtgtctcactccgggatttcgtcgctttgcgtagctaaaagtacatccgttcggccccaattttggggtttgccataagccgcgcgtggcgctgtcgccacctagcggtcatatctgtgctgatcgtaacagacgcggtttgttagagagtgagtcttttgtacttagtactattatttattctttatcaatgcaaataaatattctgaTTTCCGAGTATACGtgctatacttccctcttaatcTTATCACCTACAAGGCAAACCAGGGCGCTATCATGGCCTCCGCCAACAATATCCTACCTTATGCTACCTTAGCGTCATCTCCTTGCTTGTTCTATTGCCCCTCTCCGTAGAATACGGGCGAACATAACATTAGTCATGGCTCGCAagataattaaaacaaatgcATACAGATGCCAGTGCTGTCCCGGAGGGTGCATCCGGTCGCTTAACCTTCTTGGTGCTCTCCGTGTGTTCGATGCTGGTGTACGCGTACTATTCGTCAGCCATCGTGTCTGCCCTCATGAGCGCCGGGAGCAGCGGCCCGACGACGCTCCGGGCGCTTGGCGACTCGGGGTACCGCCTCGCGTCTGAAGACTACGACTGGATACGGACTCAAATGTTTGATGTTAGTGTTAAGATTGTATAAATACTACAAACAACAATTTATAGAGTTGCGTagtcaaaatgtaaataaacgggccaagtgcgagtccgactcgcgcacgaagggttccgtgccattacgcaaaaaacggttaaaaaaacacgtttttacTGTTTGTAgatatagcagcaacagaaatacatcatatgtgaaaatttcaactgtctagctatcacgggtcatgagatacagcatacagcccggtgacagacaggcAGTGTGCTCGATGATGGTGTACGCGTACTACTCGTCAGCCATCGTGTCTGCCCTCATGAGCGCCGGGAGCAGCGGCCCGACGACGCTCCGGGCGCTTGGCGACTCAGGGTACCGCCTCGCGTCTGAAGACTACGACTGGATACGCACTCATATGTTTGATGTTAGTGTTAGTTACAAACACCAATTTATAGAGTTGTGTAGTCAAAATGTAAGAAAACTggccaagtacgagtcggactcgcgcacgaagggttccgtaccattatcaaaaaatcacgtttgttgtatgggagccccacataaatatataggtattttattctgtttttagtg
Encoded here:
- the LOC134674856 gene encoding uncharacterized protein LOC134674856, coding for MIIPAIAAFFKYKIVSSIIILTCGNEFEQIRLVRQLSLEGMRATASCDPGILNKELKSLQGVLYFIRPNDTLLDETSRKHFAMWYKWLIVGDEAPSRLNHRIRYDADIALLDPQQFGAIDATDNASVAYHESIFFEDVHVHLRDGASRHPWAVWTPAGFQPLFELERIRRRHDLKRYPMRIATPIGYYDDSYNGTFADYVVDNSKPGRDSAIRCGYGASSLIFEWLHAEEVLEPMEQWSTDAGNTSMFTRLSQGTAEISGSILRMQVVRLSKLDYVIPLWPFKVGFTYIAERESSSNMFVIPFTGTTWAACALVTLVLALAQRVTAKAEVEKEGAFVAVMATWLQQDASAVPEGASGRLTFLVLSVCSMLVYAYYSSAIVSALMSAGSSGPTTLRALGDSGYRLASEDYDWIRTQMFDVYIPTWPEMEYLKRKKLQNMANFYMDWQSGMQLVKSGTTAYHAEYNHVYSLMSVLSDDQVCKLQYVDTVPPVMTWLITTSRGQWTNILRIGGDWLLETGLAKRMLSRWQLKPPPCRAALLAEQVSSGDVAPLLILTVVGFLASVAVLFRKISLLMKLKRKKLLIQ